The Lacipirellula parvula genome window below encodes:
- the pncA gene encoding bifunctional nicotinamidase/pyrazinamidase produces MKALLIIDVQNDFLPGGALAVPRGDEVINAVNLLIPQYELVVATQDWHPPDHGSFAAEHPRRGVGDVVRLGDLDQVLWPTHCVQGEHGAELSNELNHADIHHVVRKGTDPTVDSYSAFFDNARRRSTGLAEYLRSRGVDEVHVAGLATDYCVKATALDAIDLGFRVVLLQHAVRGVDLQPGDCARAIEAMRDAGVEIR; encoded by the coding sequence ATGAAAGCACTGCTCATCATTGACGTGCAAAACGACTTCCTGCCGGGCGGCGCACTGGCTGTGCCGCGCGGCGACGAAGTGATCAACGCCGTGAATCTCTTGATTCCGCAATACGAGCTAGTGGTTGCCACACAGGACTGGCATCCGCCGGATCACGGATCGTTCGCTGCCGAGCACCCGCGGCGCGGCGTCGGCGACGTGGTCCGCCTCGGCGATCTCGACCAAGTGCTGTGGCCAACGCATTGCGTGCAAGGCGAGCATGGCGCCGAATTGTCGAATGAGCTGAACCACGCCGACATTCACCATGTCGTTCGGAAAGGAACCGATCCAACGGTCGACAGTTACAGTGCGTTCTTCGACAACGCGCGGCGGCGTTCGACCGGATTGGCCGAGTACCTACGCAGCCGTGGCGTCGATGAAGTTCACGTTGCAGGTCTCGCGACCGACTATTGCGTCAAGGCGACGGCGCTTGATGCAATCGACCTCGGTTTTCGCGTCGTCCTGCTTCAGCACGCCGTGCGGGGCGTCGATTTGCAGCCTGGGGACTGCGCGCGGGCGATTGAGGCGATGCGCGACGCTGGGGTGGAGATAAGATGA
- a CDS encoding NUDIX hydrolase produces MSHESTPQTLYAGRHITMFGRHGWEFVSRNTRRPAVGIVAITDDERVVLVEQFRPPVGRKVVELPAGLAGDISGQEGESLLLAAQRELLEETGYAASRWTELGVGYSSPGLTDESIVLFLAEGLQKVEAGGGDGTESITIHEPPLANVAEWLAAHGAAVDLKLWAGVFAAQEARQARGNQYKQK; encoded by the coding sequence ATGTCGCACGAATCGACGCCGCAGACTCTCTACGCCGGCCGCCACATCACGATGTTCGGACGCCATGGCTGGGAGTTCGTCTCGCGCAACACGCGACGCCCGGCGGTCGGCATTGTGGCCATCACCGATGACGAGCGAGTCGTCTTGGTCGAGCAGTTTCGCCCGCCGGTCGGTCGGAAGGTGGTTGAACTGCCTGCAGGCCTGGCGGGCGATATTTCGGGGCAAGAGGGAGAATCGCTACTGCTCGCTGCGCAACGCGAACTGCTGGAAGAAACCGGCTACGCGGCGTCAAGGTGGACTGAACTGGGCGTCGGTTATTCCTCGCCCGGCCTGACCGACGAGTCGATCGTTCTGTTCCTCGCGGAAGGCTTGCAGAAGGTCGAAGCTGGCGGCGGCGACGGGACGGAATCGATCACGATCCACGAGCCGCCGCTCGCCAATGTCGCCGAGTGGCTGGCGGCGCACGGCGCGGCTGTTGATCTCAAGCTATGGGCCGGGGTGTTCGCCGCTCAAGAGGCGCGACAGGCGCGCGGCAATCAATACAAACAAAAATGA
- a CDS encoding RNA 2'-phosphotransferase, protein MNEKQRKPISKSLSYVLRHRPDTIGLELQEGGWVDVPVLLDAMERAGKALALEMLQTIVAECTKQRFEFSSDGSQIRARQGHSVEVDLGYEPTAPPPVLYHGTATRNLDSILADGLMKRNRHHVHLSTNKETMIQVAMRHGKPVLLAVDAARMNAAGCEFYVTGNDIWLTDHVPPEYLSVIEH, encoded by the coding sequence ATGAACGAGAAACAACGAAAGCCCATCAGCAAGAGTCTCAGTTACGTGTTGCGCCATCGGCCCGACACGATCGGCTTGGAACTGCAAGAGGGGGGCTGGGTCGATGTGCCTGTCCTGCTCGACGCGATGGAGCGCGCCGGCAAGGCGCTGGCCCTTGAGATGCTGCAAACGATCGTCGCCGAGTGTACGAAGCAGCGGTTTGAATTTAGCTCCGACGGTTCGCAAATCCGCGCCCGCCAGGGCCATTCTGTGGAAGTCGATCTCGGTTATGAGCCAACCGCGCCGCCGCCGGTACTGTATCATGGAACGGCGACGCGCAACCTCGATTCGATCTTGGCTGACGGCTTGATGAAGCGCAACCGACATCATGTGCACCTGTCGACGAACAAAGAGACGATGATCCAGGTAGCGATGCGTCATGGCAAACCGGTCCTCCTGGCGGTCGACGCCGCACGGATGAATGCTGCGGGGTGCGAGTTCTACGTCACCGGCAACGACATCTGGCTCACCGACCACGTTCCGCCGGAATACCTGTCGGTCATCGAGCACTAG
- a CDS encoding transporter has translation MRNWAIIAVLSLAVTQRVGLAQESDRIETDRDSFTPATVTAGAQRLIVESGYSFIDNRSVPETHSFPELIARYGVNEWLEFRIGSNYEVGGAANSISGGAGGDDDFDSTEAESEAKVIYGLKAALTDQDGWMPRSVVIAQAATPTSGVETATHFVGTYAWGWELGEDWLWDSAVRYGDGRDEADNFDRWAPSTVLKCNVVEQWNAHIEYFGIYTDGRAEELSQSYVSPGVHYLVTPDFEVGVRVGWGLGDDAANFFSNVGVGVRY, from the coding sequence ATGCGAAACTGGGCGATTATTGCCGTCTTGTCGTTGGCGGTTACTCAGCGCGTGGGTTTAGCGCAAGAATCTGACCGCATCGAGACCGATCGCGATTCATTCACTCCGGCGACGGTCACCGCCGGCGCTCAGCGGTTGATCGTGGAATCGGGTTACTCGTTCATCGACAATCGCAGCGTCCCCGAGACGCATAGTTTCCCCGAGTTGATCGCCCGCTACGGCGTCAACGAGTGGCTTGAGTTTCGCATCGGCTCGAACTACGAAGTCGGCGGCGCCGCGAACTCGATCTCCGGCGGCGCGGGCGGCGACGACGACTTCGATTCCACTGAAGCCGAAAGCGAAGCGAAGGTCATCTACGGCCTGAAGGCCGCGCTTACCGATCAAGACGGTTGGATGCCGCGCAGCGTCGTCATCGCCCAAGCCGCGACGCCGACGAGCGGCGTCGAAACGGCGACGCACTTCGTCGGCACGTACGCCTGGGGCTGGGAACTCGGCGAAGACTGGCTGTGGGACTCAGCCGTTCGCTATGGCGATGGTCGCGACGAGGCCGACAATTTCGATCGCTGGGCGCCGTCGACAGTGCTCAAGTGCAACGTCGTCGAGCAGTGGAACGCCCACATCGAATACTTCGGCATCTACACCGACGGCCGCGCCGAGGAACTTAGCCAGTCGTACGTCAGCCCGGGCGTCCATTACCTCGTCACGCCTGACTTTGAAGTCGGCGTTCGCGTCGGTTGGGGCCTGGGCGACGACGCGGCTAACTTCTTCTCCAACGTCGGCGTCGGCGTTCGTTACTAG
- the pnuC gene encoding nicotinamide riboside transporter PnuC has protein sequence MSKESLTMIALGAAAAALAVTMALLGRATWLEAASFVTGTVCVWLTVKESVWNFPIGLLNVATFSVVFFQSRLFADAGLQIIYFILGVVGWRLWLRGGANRTTLRISRSSHRELLLTAIFAACCTLGLWRLLHHAGGSASFWDALTTSLSLVSQWLLNRKRLESWAGWILVDAIYVPLYVYKELYLTALLYAIFLAMAVMGWRAWQRTHRESAAETEFGPLVGVGSP, from the coding sequence ATGTCGAAAGAGTCCCTCACCATGATCGCGCTGGGCGCCGCGGCGGCGGCGCTCGCCGTGACGATGGCCCTCCTCGGCCGCGCCACATGGTTAGAGGCGGCTTCCTTCGTCACTGGGACCGTTTGCGTCTGGCTCACGGTGAAGGAAAGCGTGTGGAACTTTCCAATCGGCCTCTTAAACGTCGCCACTTTTAGCGTCGTTTTCTTTCAGTCGCGACTGTTTGCCGACGCGGGGCTGCAGATCATCTACTTTATCCTCGGCGTCGTCGGGTGGCGGCTTTGGTTGCGGGGCGGAGCGAATCGCACAACGCTGCGGATCTCGCGTTCGTCGCACCGTGAGCTGTTGCTCACCGCCATCTTTGCGGCATGCTGCACGTTAGGGCTGTGGAGACTGCTACATCATGCGGGCGGATCGGCGTCGTTTTGGGACGCCCTCACGACATCGCTCAGCCTCGTTTCGCAGTGGTTGCTGAACCGCAAGCGGCTAGAGAGTTGGGCCGGCTGGATCCTGGTCGATGCGATCTACGTGCCGCTCTACGTGTACAAGGAGCTCTACCTAACGGCACTGCTCTACGCGATTTTCCTCGCGATGGCAGTGATGGGCTGGCGGGCGTGGCAACGGACCCACCGTGAATCGGCGGCGGAAACGGAATTCGGTCCCCTGGTGGGAGTCGGTTCGCCATGA
- a CDS encoding arylsulfatase yields MTHPFRCVAVAIALCGLLAAARQASAADKPNVLVIWGDDIGTWNISANSRGMMGYHTPNIDRLAKEGLSFTDYYAQQSCTAGRAAFIGGCVPVRTGMTKVGLPGAKEGWQKTDVTMATVMKSNGYATGQFGKNHQGDRDEHLPTMHGFDEFLGNLYHLNAEEEPENEDYPAEMIMADGRKFSDVYGPRGVLHCKADGKGGQTIKDTGPLTKKRMETIDDETVAAAKDFIKRQKDAGKPFFCWWNGTRMHFRTHVRDEHRHKGNDEYTDGMIEHDVHVGQLLDYLEELGLADDTIVMYSTDNGPHYNTWPDAGTTPFRSEKNSNWEGAYRVPCFVRWPNHFPAGKMLNGIVAHEDWLPTFAAAAGDDQIVKKVRDGVELNGRKYHNYLDGHNQLAYLTGKVEESPRHEFIYVNDDGQIVAMRYDDWKAVFLENRGEAFGVWREPFTELRVPLLFNLRRDPFERAQHNATVYNDWFLDRVYLLAPMQQLGGKFLMSMKEYPPSQTPGSFNLEKIQKTIENSMGGN; encoded by the coding sequence ATGACTCATCCATTTCGTTGCGTCGCCGTCGCCATCGCTCTCTGCGGCCTGCTCGCCGCCGCGCGACAGGCCTCGGCCGCCGACAAGCCAAACGTCCTCGTCATCTGGGGCGACGACATCGGCACCTGGAACATTAGCGCCAACAGCCGCGGCATGATGGGTTACCATACCCCCAACATCGACCGCCTCGCCAAAGAAGGTCTCTCTTTTACCGATTACTACGCTCAGCAAAGCTGCACCGCCGGCCGCGCCGCCTTCATCGGCGGCTGCGTCCCGGTGCGCACCGGCATGACGAAGGTCGGTCTCCCTGGCGCCAAAGAAGGCTGGCAAAAGACCGACGTCACGATGGCGACCGTCATGAAGAGCAACGGCTACGCCACCGGTCAGTTCGGCAAGAACCACCAAGGCGATCGCGACGAACATCTGCCGACGATGCACGGCTTCGACGAGTTTCTTGGCAACCTTTATCACCTCAACGCCGAGGAAGAGCCTGAGAACGAAGACTACCCCGCCGAAATGATCATGGCCGACGGCCGCAAGTTCAGCGACGTCTACGGCCCGCGCGGCGTGCTCCACTGCAAGGCCGACGGCAAAGGGGGCCAAACGATCAAAGACACCGGGCCGCTCACCAAGAAGCGGATGGAAACGATCGACGACGAAACAGTCGCCGCCGCGAAGGACTTCATCAAACGCCAGAAGGACGCCGGCAAACCCTTCTTCTGCTGGTGGAACGGCACCCGCATGCACTTCCGCACCCATGTGCGCGACGAGCATCGCCACAAGGGGAACGACGAATACACCGACGGTATGATCGAGCACGACGTCCACGTCGGCCAGCTGCTCGATTACCTCGAGGAGCTCGGCCTTGCCGACGACACGATCGTCATGTACTCGACCGACAACGGCCCCCACTACAACACGTGGCCCGACGCCGGCACGACGCCGTTCCGCAGCGAGAAGAACTCGAACTGGGAAGGCGCCTACCGCGTTCCGTGCTTCGTCCGCTGGCCGAATCACTTCCCCGCAGGCAAGATGCTCAACGGCATCGTCGCCCACGAAGATTGGCTCCCCACCTTCGCCGCCGCCGCGGGCGACGATCAAATCGTCAAGAAGGTGCGAGACGGCGTTGAGCTCAACGGCCGCAAGTACCACAATTATCTCGACGGCCACAATCAGCTTGCCTACCTCACAGGCAAGGTCGAGGAGTCGCCGCGGCACGAGTTTATCTACGTCAACGACGACGGCCAAATCGTCGCGATGCGTTACGACGACTGGAAGGCGGTCTTCCTCGAAAACCGCGGCGAAGCGTTCGGCGTCTGGCGCGAGCCGTTCACCGAACTCCGCGTCCCGCTCCTGTTCAATCTTCGCCGCGACCCGTTCGAACGGGCTCAACACAACGCCACTGTTTACAACGACTGGTTCCTAGACCGCGTCTACCTGTTGGCGCCGATGCAGCAACTCGGCGGCAAGTTTTTGATGTCGATGAAGGAATACCCGCCGAGCCAAACACCGGGGTCGTTTAATTTGGAGAAGATCCAAAAGACGATTGAAAATTCGATGGGCGGAAATTAG
- a CDS encoding NUDIX hydrolase, with amino-acid sequence MTHTYEFARPALTVDIVVFALDDDELKVMLIERDLQPFAGAWALPGGFVRVDETLDEAARRELHEETGLHDIYLEQLYTFGQVARDPRERVVTVAFYALVNLAGHSVRASTDARNAAWFSLSDLPKLAFDHADILKTAVERLRNKVSYQPIGFELLPERFTLTQLQRLYELILDRELDKRNFRKKVLAMEFVKETGEIEKDVAHRAARLYRFDKRKYDRLMKQGLHFEI; translated from the coding sequence ATGACCCATACCTACGAGTTTGCGCGTCCAGCGCTCACGGTCGACATCGTCGTCTTCGCTCTCGACGACGACGAACTGAAGGTGATGCTCATCGAACGCGACCTTCAGCCGTTTGCCGGCGCTTGGGCGCTTCCTGGCGGCTTCGTCCGCGTTGACGAAACGCTTGACGAAGCGGCCCGCCGCGAGCTCCACGAAGAAACGGGATTGCACGACATTTACCTCGAACAGCTCTACACGTTCGGGCAAGTCGCGCGTGACCCGCGCGAACGGGTCGTCACGGTGGCGTTCTATGCGTTAGTGAATCTCGCCGGGCACTCGGTTCGGGCCAGCACCGACGCTCGCAACGCCGCCTGGTTCAGTTTGAGCGACCTACCGAAACTGGCGTTCGACCATGCCGACATCCTGAAGACAGCGGTCGAACGGCTGCGCAACAAGGTGAGCTACCAGCCGATTGGCTTTGAACTCCTGCCCGAGCGATTCACTCTCACTCAGTTGCAACGTCTTTACGAGTTGATCCTCGACCGCGAACTCGACAAACGCAACTTCCGCAAGAAGGTGCTGGCGATGGAGTTCGTCAAAGAGACGGGCGAGATTGAGAAAGACGTCGCTCACCGCGCGGCGCGGCTTTACCGGTTCGATAAACGCAAGTACGACCGACTGATGAAGCAGGGGCTTCACTTCGAGATTTGA
- the nadE gene encoding NAD(+) synthase, whose amino-acid sequence MKLLRVAAAALNQTPLDWDGNADNIRRAIAIAREREVQILCLPELCITGYGCEDAFFSHAVAMMAEQVLSELLGETHGMAVSIGLPLLYGGALFNGSALVVDGRLVGVAAKQRLAGDGLHYEPRWFKPWPAGQSATMRLAGEECRVGEMLFEVDGVRIGFEICEDAWVADRPADHLMRRGVDLILNPSASHFAFGKHATRRQLVVESSRTFGVGYVYSNLAGNEAGRVIYDGHTLIAASGELLVSGPRLTMAPVSVIDAVVDVDALRMRRAQSASFQPAVELNAEPAVAVDFSFNNAAPEVRVSRAAAWEAAESSQEEEFTRAITLGLFDYLRKSRAKGFVVSLSGGADSAAVAALVAIMVRLGLEEFGGERFAMLLGIDRSQISAEIDAAALVGRLLTTAYQSTRQSSAITLSAAAAIAKAIGATHYELDVDDVCQSYRSKVEAALGRQLQWSTDDVTLQNIQARARGPSVWMLANVNNALLLATSNRSEAAVGYATMDGDTCGGISPIAGIDKAFLRRWLRWLEVQGPVGIGPLPELAVVNALRPTAELRPAEQSQTDETDLMPYDLLDAIEHQAIGEKRSPGEVLAFVAAEFTQYAQPQLVIWIRRFFELWCRNQWKRERYAPSFHVDDKNLDPKTWCRFPILSGGFRRELRELDAGR is encoded by the coding sequence ATGAAACTGCTGCGCGTCGCTGCCGCTGCGCTCAACCAGACGCCGCTCGATTGGGATGGCAATGCCGATAACATTCGTCGCGCGATCGCAATCGCCAGAGAGCGCGAAGTTCAGATCCTCTGCTTGCCGGAGTTGTGCATCACCGGCTACGGCTGCGAGGACGCGTTCTTTTCGCACGCCGTCGCGATGATGGCCGAGCAGGTGCTCAGCGAGTTGCTGGGCGAAACTCACGGGATGGCGGTTTCGATTGGCTTACCGCTGCTCTACGGCGGGGCCTTGTTCAATGGCTCCGCGCTGGTTGTCGATGGCCGCTTGGTCGGCGTCGCCGCGAAGCAACGCCTCGCCGGCGACGGGTTGCACTACGAGCCGCGGTGGTTCAAGCCTTGGCCGGCGGGGCAGTCGGCGACGATGCGTCTCGCGGGCGAGGAGTGTCGCGTCGGCGAGATGTTGTTCGAAGTCGACGGCGTCCGCATCGGCTTTGAAATCTGCGAAGACGCCTGGGTGGCCGATCGTCCCGCCGATCATTTAATGCGGCGCGGCGTCGATCTAATTTTGAATCCGAGTGCCAGCCACTTTGCCTTTGGCAAGCACGCGACGCGGCGGCAGCTCGTGGTCGAATCGTCGCGGACGTTCGGCGTCGGCTACGTTTACAGCAACCTGGCGGGCAACGAGGCGGGCCGCGTCATTTACGACGGCCATACGCTCATCGCCGCCAGCGGAGAACTGCTTGTCAGCGGGCCGCGGTTGACGATGGCCCCGGTAAGCGTGATCGACGCGGTCGTCGACGTCGACGCGCTTCGCATGCGACGCGCGCAATCGGCCAGCTTTCAGCCGGCGGTCGAATTGAACGCGGAGCCGGCAGTTGCGGTCGATTTCTCCTTTAACAACGCGGCGCCGGAGGTGCGGGTGAGTCGAGCGGCCGCTTGGGAGGCGGCGGAATCGTCGCAAGAAGAGGAGTTCACTCGCGCGATCACGCTGGGGCTATTCGACTATCTTCGCAAAAGCCGGGCCAAGGGATTCGTCGTCTCGCTTAGCGGCGGGGCCGATTCGGCGGCTGTGGCGGCGCTGGTGGCGATCATGGTGCGGCTGGGACTCGAGGAGTTTGGCGGCGAGCGCTTCGCGATGTTGCTCGGCATCGATAGAAGCCAAATTTCTGCAGAGATTGACGCCGCCGCGCTCGTGGGTCGGTTGCTCACGACCGCGTATCAGTCGACGCGGCAAAGCTCCGCGATCACGCTTTCCGCCGCCGCCGCCATCGCGAAGGCGATTGGCGCCACGCACTACGAACTCGATGTCGACGATGTCTGCCAGAGCTATCGCTCGAAAGTCGAAGCGGCGCTTGGCCGGCAGCTCCAGTGGAGCACCGACGACGTGACGCTGCAGAACATTCAGGCTCGCGCGCGAGGCCCGTCGGTCTGGATGCTGGCCAACGTGAACAACGCGCTGCTGCTGGCGACGAGCAACCGCTCCGAGGCGGCCGTCGGCTACGCCACGATGGATGGCGATACGTGCGGAGGCATCAGCCCGATCGCCGGCATCGATAAGGCATTCCTGCGGCGCTGGCTTCGTTGGCTCGAGGTACAAGGCCCCGTGGGAATTGGCCCCCTCCCTGAACTGGCGGTCGTCAATGCACTGCGGCCGACGGCGGAGCTGCGCCCTGCCGAGCAATCGCAAACCGACGAAACCGACCTGATGCCGTACGATCTGCTTGATGCGATCGAGCACCAAGCGATCGGGGAAAAACGCTCGCCAGGCGAGGTGCTGGCGTTCGTTGCGGCAGAGTTTACCCAATATGCCCAGCCGCAGCTCGTGATCTGGATCCGGCGTTTCTTCGAGCTGTGGTGCCGCAATCAGTGGAAGCGTGAACGCTACGCGCCGTCGTTCCATGTCGATGATAAGAATCTCGACCCGAAGACATGGTGCCGCTTTCCAATCCTATCGGGCGGATTCCGGCGAGAACTGCGCGAGCTCGACGCTGGCAGGTAG
- a CDS encoding AAA family ATPase, with protein MTLGFIVGKFYPPHRGHKHLIEAARRQVDQLIVMVAAHPSQTIPGELRKAWLEEIHPDCDIRLVPDELDDDSQQWADFTIRYLGRAPDVVFTSEDYGPVYAGLMGSRHVMIDRERTAFPISATAVRSDPLKHWDMLEPCVRAHFVRRVVLIGAESTGKTTLAQQLAERFDTIWVPEYGREHWERKLAGRTLDDPPPSWSHDEFVDIAQEQQRRENLAARSANRILVCDTNAFATGTWHERYYHARDARVDAIGAADRVDLYLLTPPDVPFVQDGFRDGEHIRHWMHTRFAEQLGSQGVAWALVHGPYNRRFELAEEIIRERYGNSLGV; from the coding sequence ATGACGCTCGGTTTCATCGTGGGCAAGTTCTACCCGCCCCATCGCGGTCACAAGCATCTCATCGAGGCGGCGCGCCGACAGGTTGATCAGCTGATCGTAATGGTCGCCGCCCACCCGTCGCAAACAATCCCAGGCGAACTGCGAAAAGCGTGGCTAGAGGAGATTCACCCTGACTGCGACATTCGCCTCGTGCCGGACGAACTCGACGACGACAGCCAGCAGTGGGCTGATTTCACGATTCGCTACTTGGGCCGCGCTCCCGACGTTGTCTTCACGAGCGAGGACTACGGGCCCGTCTATGCCGGGCTGATGGGCTCACGGCACGTGATGATTGATCGCGAGCGAACGGCGTTTCCGATCTCCGCAACCGCCGTCCGCAGCGATCCGCTAAAACATTGGGACATGCTCGAACCATGCGTGCGGGCGCACTTCGTGCGACGTGTCGTCTTGATTGGCGCCGAATCGACCGGCAAAACAACGCTCGCCCAGCAGTTGGCCGAACGGTTCGACACGATTTGGGTTCCGGAATATGGCCGCGAGCACTGGGAGCGAAAATTAGCAGGCCGCACGCTCGACGATCCGCCGCCGTCGTGGAGCCACGACGAGTTTGTTGACATCGCTCAAGAACAGCAACGCCGTGAAAACCTCGCCGCGCGCAGCGCCAACCGCATTCTTGTCTGCGACACGAACGCCTTCGCCACGGGAACGTGGCACGAACGGTACTACCACGCTCGCGACGCGCGAGTCGATGCCATTGGCGCCGCTGACCGTGTTGATCTCTACTTGCTTACGCCTCCTGACGTACCCTTCGTGCAAGACGGATTTCGCGACGGCGAACATATTCGCCACTGGATGCACACTCGCTTTGCGGAGCAATTAGGCAGCCAAGGCGTGGCCTGGGCTCTGGTGCATGGGCCGTACAATCGCCGCTTCGAGTTGGCCGAAGAAATTATCCGAGAGCGATACGGCAATTCACTCGGCGTGTGA
- a CDS encoding ribose-phosphate diphosphokinase, with amino-acid sequence MMQLFATASYEYLRDELAGITGGEIGVIERKTFDDVEFYHRIASDVCDRNVVLVGGTISETETLELFDLASGLVHEGARSLTIVAPYYGYATMDRAVRPGEIVKAKTRAQLLSSIPRACAGNRLLLLDLHAEGIQYYFENGLRAVHVYGKPTVTAAIKQLGGERFVLASTDAGRAKWVESLANEIGVPASFVFKKRLADGHPVVTAMNADVEGRQVVIYDDMIRSGRSLLIAAEAYHRAGASGVACVTTHGLFSGDALAEIRRSGVISHVIATNSHPRASKLAQANSVFLTVRSIAGEFAAPLRHVDGGER; translated from the coding sequence ATGATGCAACTCTTCGCAACGGCCAGCTACGAGTATCTTCGTGACGAGCTAGCGGGAATCACGGGAGGCGAGATCGGCGTCATCGAGCGGAAGACGTTCGACGACGTCGAGTTCTATCACCGCATCGCGTCAGATGTATGCGACCGGAACGTCGTGCTAGTCGGCGGAACGATTTCGGAAACAGAGACGCTGGAACTGTTCGACCTGGCGTCGGGGCTCGTGCACGAGGGAGCGCGCTCGCTGACGATCGTGGCGCCCTACTACGGCTACGCGACGATGGATCGCGCCGTCCGTCCTGGCGAGATCGTGAAGGCCAAAACGCGTGCCCAGCTTTTGTCTTCCATTCCTCGCGCGTGTGCGGGAAATCGTCTACTCCTATTGGACCTGCATGCCGAGGGGATTCAGTATTACTTCGAGAACGGTTTGCGGGCGGTGCATGTGTACGGCAAGCCGACGGTGACGGCGGCGATCAAGCAGCTCGGCGGCGAACGCTTCGTTCTCGCGAGCACCGACGCCGGTCGTGCGAAGTGGGTCGAATCGCTGGCGAACGAGATTGGCGTGCCGGCGAGTTTTGTGTTCAAGAAGCGGCTCGCCGACGGCCATCCGGTGGTTACCGCGATGAACGCTGACGTCGAGGGGCGGCAAGTCGTCATCTACGACGACATGATTCGCTCAGGACGGTCGCTGCTGATCGCGGCGGAGGCGTACCATCGCGCTGGCGCCAGCGGCGTCGCTTGCGTGACGACGCACGGCCTATTCTCCGGCGATGCGTTGGCGGAGATTCGTCGCAGCGGCGTCATTTCGCACGTCATCGCCACGAACAGCCATCCGCGGGCGTCGAAGCTTGCACAAGCAAACTCGGTGTTTCTCACGGTGCGTTCGATTGCCGGCGAATTCGCTGCGCCGCTGCGGCATGTCGACGGAGGAGAACGATGA
- a CDS encoding ADP-ribosylglycohydrolase family protein: MDRYSHILGCILGAAVGDAAGLRREGLSRRRAARLYGVDAVRPELIFGKGFCSDDTEHTLLAAYSLARTGCQPQEFEREFAQQLKRWIATAPVGVGFATLKACLRLLVGFGPAHSGVRSAGNGPAMRSAILGVVASSTEALIALNRCSTRLTHTDPRAEEGALLVARAARLTIDGNQQTPLELLHAASQDATGDELRRRIANAVAALERGESPQEFADSQDWIGGVTGYVNQSVPAALYCWASSPTDMRACVTNAVLLGGDTDSVASIAGAICGANIGVEGVPGDWVARLSEWPRTTEWMATLARSLDEAAASHSPAQTPSLRWTATLGRNLVVAAVVIELALRRLLPPY; encoded by the coding sequence ATGGACCGCTACTCGCACATCTTGGGTTGCATCCTCGGCGCCGCTGTTGGCGACGCCGCGGGACTGCGGCGCGAGGGACTCTCGAGACGGCGCGCGGCGCGGCTTTACGGCGTCGACGCGGTGCGGCCGGAATTGATTTTCGGCAAGGGGTTTTGCAGCGACGACACCGAGCACACGCTGCTAGCAGCCTATTCATTGGCGCGAACTGGCTGCCAACCACAGGAGTTCGAGCGAGAATTCGCGCAGCAACTAAAGCGATGGATTGCGACGGCGCCGGTGGGAGTTGGCTTTGCGACGCTCAAGGCATGCCTTCGGCTGTTGGTCGGATTCGGTCCCGCTCACAGCGGCGTTCGCAGTGCGGGCAACGGTCCGGCCATGCGTTCGGCGATATTGGGCGTCGTGGCGAGCAGCACAGAGGCGCTGATTGCACTGAACCGATGTTCGACTCGATTGACGCACACAGATCCCAGAGCTGAAGAGGGTGCACTGCTGGTGGCGCGGGCCGCCCGTTTGACGATTGACGGGAACCAGCAGACGCCGTTGGAATTGCTGCACGCAGCGTCGCAAGACGCGACCGGCGATGAGCTTCGTCGCCGCATTGCGAATGCTGTCGCAGCGCTGGAACGAGGAGAGTCGCCGCAGGAATTTGCCGACTCGCAAGATTGGATCGGAGGCGTCACGGGATATGTCAATCAATCGGTCCCGGCGGCCCTCTACTGTTGGGCGAGTTCGCCAACGGACATGCGGGCCTGCGTGACGAATGCCGTACTACTAGGGGGTGATACTGATTCGGTAGCGTCGATTGCGGGCGCTATCTGCGGTGCGAACATCGGCGTCGAGGGTGTGCCGGGAGATTGGGTGGCACGGTTGAGCGAGTGGCCGCGAACTACGGAGTGGATGGCGACGCTCGCACGCTCGCTTGACGAAGCAGCCGCTTCTCACTCTCCGGCGCAAACTCCGTCGCTGCGATGGACGGCGACGCTGGGACGAAACCTTGTCGTGGCCGCCGTCGTTATTGAGCTCGCCCTGCGTCGTCTGCTCCCACCTTACTAG